The Candidatus Eisenbacteria bacterium genome contains a region encoding:
- a CDS encoding DUF4440 domain-containing protein codes for MTQSPVDTVRRLVAAINAGNLDAAVALYEPSGVLLSPEGAPARGTAELRAALGGFIAMKPRLVSQAERVFESGDLALYLSRWSLHGTDPGGKPIALAGESTDVLRRQAGGNWLIAIDNPWGLKTLPPA; via the coding sequence ATGACACAGAGTCCAGTCGATACGGTCCGCCGGCTCGTCGCGGCGATCAACGCGGGTAACCTGGACGCCGCGGTCGCTCTCTACGAGCCTTCGGGAGTTCTCCTTTCCCCGGAGGGCGCCCCGGCCCGCGGTACGGCCGAGCTTCGCGCCGCACTCGGAGGATTCATCGCGATGAAACCCAGGCTCGTGTCTCAGGCGGAGCGCGTCTTCGAATCGGGGGATCTCGCGCTCTACCTGAGTCGGTGGAGTCTCCACGGAACGGATCCCGGCGGGAAGCCGATCGCGCTCGCCGGGGAATCCACCGACGTGCTGCGGCGCCAGGCGGGCGGGAACTGGCTCATCGCGATCGACAATCCCTGGGGATTGAAGACGCTGCCGCCCGCGTAG